One Balaenoptera musculus isolate JJ_BM4_2016_0621 chromosome 13, mBalMus1.pri.v3, whole genome shotgun sequence genomic window, gggacttccctggtggcgcagtggttaagaatccgccttccgatgcaggggatacaggttcgagccgtggtctgggaagatcccacatgccgcagagcacttaagcccgtgtgccacaactactgagcctgcgctctagaacctgagagccacaactactgaagcccacgcacctagagcccgtgctccactacaagagaagccaccacaatgagaagcccacgcaccgcaacaaagagtagcccccacttgccgcaactagagaaagctcgcgcgcagcaatgaagacccaatgtagccaaaaatatataaataaaataaattaaaacaaacaaacaaacaaaaaactaaatgaGATCACCTAGGAAGTGTGTTGTAGATAGGGAAGAAAACAGGACCAAAGACTTAAGCCCAGGGACACTCCAACATTGAGAAGTGGGGTAAATGAGAAAgaaccagcaaaaaaaaaagatatgaaaagggaaaaaaaaggaacggACTAGAAAATTAGGGGGAAAATTAGGCaaatgtggtgtcctggaagacaagtgtttcaaagaaaagagaagtcaAGTATGTCAAATGTTGCTCATGGATCAAGTCTCAAAAGGCTGTCAtttaagaccaaaataaatgcaaaatcatTACATAAATTTTTGAACAGAGGCTTGGTTAAGAAAACCAAGCATATTAATAGTAGAGCATTCTAATcttaatacatcaaaaatattaagTACTACTTATTATTACACAATTCTTACATAAAACATACCCCCAAATGTCTTTTTAATGGGTAAATTATCAACTACTGAAAAGTTCTGATTTTAATGGTTTCAAAACTAGATGACCActtacattttttccccactaGCTATTACCTATTCTCTGTTATGTAAATAATCATTCTAATTAGTAACGTTAAAAGTTTTTTagcatctttttctcttttgtaaaacatTTCCTTCTGTACAAGGTGTTTTTTGTAAATAGCTAATTCAGAGTTAGTCAGAATTTAAATATTAAGTTGTGGATCCccatgtttgttttttagcaAAAATGAACACAATGAAAATCACAATGGCTTTCGAGGAGGACcagattttttattctatttattttctgtgttgttATAGACTTTAGGCACTGTCCTACAAATTATATCTTGGAACTGTAAGTTTAGGACCACaactttagaaaacaaactattatGAAACACATCTTCGAGCTACAAAAAAGGGTTGACCCATTCAgaattaaagtttaaataaactCAATGTTCAAAAcctgatataaaatataaaatggaaaattcctttatttaaaaaaaaagtgggacttccctggtggtgcagaggctaggactccgcgctcccaatgcagggggcctgagttcgatccctggtcagggaactagatcccacatgcatgccgcagcttaggagtccgcctgcagcaactaagagccggtgcaacagaagaaataaataaatttaaaaaaaaaaagtattctaaaCTGATTTAAGCATCCTCAAGCTGTTAAATTTCATCAATCGTACTGACAAAGGGTGGTTTGTTTATTAGATTAGCTTGACTAATTTCTCTGGAGGCTTTCCTTTATTACATTGTTAAAAGTGAAAATCCAACCTTAAAAACAAGAATTATCAGAAATAGACCAAGCATTACAGCGTGTATAACCAAATAAGATTATCTAAACTTTCCTCCATAACTACTGAGAATAAAGCAACATGATCTCAAAATGGTGAATaagtgttaataaaataaaatggcattttatttaCTCTCTATATCCCATCTTTACAAATTTTCCCATATATTGGTACACAtatagatgtatgtatgtatgtaagagAGAAAGGGCATGAAAAAGAGAATGTGCTTTAAACTTTGCTTCTTCTATGACACAAAGCAGGGAGTTGTGGTGGCTCTGCTCCGGCTTATGAAGCTACAATGCTACGTAAGAGAGCTCAGCATAAACTGATTATTAATCACAGGTTTTAGCAGGTTCTTATTCTTTACCACCAGAATTATACAAGGAGATCAGTGTACCTTGTTGTAGAAGGAattgtggaaattaaaaataagtgattACTTTCTTTTGAGATTAGATGTTTACCTATGTTTTGGACAAAATGCTGGCCTTTTAATCCAGAGCCTAACCTGTCTTGATCCTAGAAATCAGAGTGTGTTTACCATtgcatatactcttttttttttttttaaccattgtaTATAGTCTCTTGATATGTGATATTCTCTTATCTAACTGCTTGAAAATGACAGAATTGAGCATATGATGAGTTggccagaaaaaaattatatcagtaAAGGTAAATTCTATCTTCTTCCCTGTGTCTGCTGAAAACACAACCCAAAACTAGAGGAGTTTTGGTACACTAAAACTTAAGTCTAGAAAGGGCAATAACattattcattgttttaaaaagacaatatggacttccctggtggtccagtgggtaagactctgcactcccaatgcagggggcctgggttcgatccctggttggggaactagatcccatatgcatgccgcaactaagagttcacatgccacaattaaagatcctgcgtgccgcaactacgaccagcgcagccaaaataaatatttttttaaaaaataaaaagacaataaagaaaCGGAGATTTATATTTCAGGATCTCTACAGGCAGGGAATCTCTAAATGCTCATTTAAGAACAattcagcagaagaaagaagaaataatttactAATAAATGGTTTAGCACAGAAGCTGTGGCTAAATGTTTCCTCACAAAACATCTTATtggttttgaaaaacaagaagtcacaaaagaaaaaccaacatgtctttataaaatgccaaaattcagtctcaaaaaaagagaaataaccatGTATGAGACTCTACTAAGCATATAAATTATTTCCCCAAAAGTTAccgtttaaaaaaagaaaacaaacaaaaaataaataaataaaaaaaaataaaaaaagaaaaaaagaaaacactctaTGAGAATTTCTATTTAAGTTCCAGGAATGGAAAACACAACAGTGGTATTAATGAAGTAAGCAGAACAATAAAACTTTCCTAAAGACACATGCCAGATTCCAACAGTCCTCAAGGCTTAGGTCCCTCAgtgatttatgataaaatatgAAAGGATCACAATTATATGAGTAAAACACTGATGTTCTTCCCTTTGGACATGAAATGTTCACCGCAGAGTTTTCTGTGTACTTTTATAACTGAATTCATGTTTTACTCttgcaaaaattttatttctgttgaagAAAAACATTCACTACAAGAAAGGTATTTAGCTCACTAGTGCATAGTCATTTTCTCTAGCTTTACATATTTCCATAAATATATACTGCCTTAGTTACTTCTCTATTACTTTGGCTTCCTCATATCCCAAAGGCATTATATATTGtggttaataagaaaaaaaagttaatgtgtGCACTTGGCTGCCAATTGTCAAATGCACTTTTTGGACCAAAGAAAGAAGTAATGCAGACAAactgagcaggagagagaaatttaaaaagagagggaaagacagaaaaaaccTACCACATCTAGTGTCTGAATAAATAGTCCCCAAGCACTTCACAAATTATGGCAAGTAGAAGTAATATGCCAACATATACTGAATTCTCACTGTAAAAATTTAATACCAAGCTATATTAACATTTCAAATCAGAGTAGTTGGCACCTTtaacacagtggttctcaaccttggatGAATACTGAAATCACCAGTTTTTAGTTGttgtagtgttcttttttttttggccacgccgcgtggcatgtgggatcttagttccctgaccagggaccgaacccgtgccccctgcagtagaagcgtggagtcttaaccactggaccaccaggtaagtccccccacccttgttttttttttaaatcaccagtTTTAAAGAATACTGATGCCCAGGTCCCATCTCCACAGATTCTTACTTAATTGGTCTGAAGTATGTCCAGagcatgaaaatttttaaagctccAAAAGTGATTCTTATGTACAGCcatgattgagaaccactgatttaaaatgacataaattGAAGACAGTAATTTAGTTGTTGGGGTACAtggacacacacaccccagagtTCAAAAAACTTGGTCATTCTTCTTAGAAGCAACCTCTTAATATCCTAGAATCATTAATTCTCTCATAAGCTCATCCAATGACAGCAGTGTAAAAATAACTTTGCCTTTGTTGCCTATATGTGTTCTAAAAACTGGTAAGTTGATTTAGTAGAGTATTTCATAAATAACATTCACCTAGAAGCTGACAGAAGTACTAACCAAGGATCCAGGCCTCACAAAAACATTTCCGGTAGGATCTGGGTTGTATATTTTACTGCCAGCCTAGGTTCTATTAcagtttacttctttctttacaACTTTTCTTGATTTAAGAATATATTTGCGTTCAAAGGATTTTGTGGGTTAAAGTGCATTTTCAATCCTTTTCACAGTGACCATTTTCTTTACAACTTTGAAGTATAAGTAATGTACAATAAACTGCATATCTAAAGCATGCAATTTCCTAAGTtttgacatacatatatttacatcCATAAAACAGCTGCCACAatgaacataaacatttttttcacacttaaaaattttcatgCACCCCTCTGTAATctaatctatccctccctctACTCTTATGCCCAggcatctgctttctgtcactatagattacgttgcattttctaggattttatatgagtagaatcatacattatgttaaaaaaagtttttatctggcttatttcactcagcaaatgattttgagattcaacCATTTTGTTGCATATATAAAAAGTTCTTTCCTTCTTATTACTGAGTGATATTCCTATCAACACTCATGATTACCACATTGTATAACCAACATGTTTTATAACCAACATGTTTTCTTGGCACAGACTATTGTGAGAAGCTAACAAAAGCTCCTAGATGTTGGTGTCAATGGTTTTTGGAAAAACTAAGTctggttatccccattttattttttaaatttttatttaattttatttatttatttatttatttatggctgcactgcgtctttgttgctgcgcttgggctttctctagttgcagagagcgggggctactcttcgttgcggtggatgggcctctcactgtggtggcttctcttgttgcagagcacagactctaggcatgtgggcttcagtagttgtggctcgcaggctctagagcacagactcagtagctgtggcgcatgggcttagttactctgcggcatgtgggatcttcccagaccagggctcgaacctgtgtcccctgcattggcaggcagattcccaaccactgagccaccagggaagccctgatcccCATTTTAGTTCTCACTTTACCACTTATCAGCTATGTTTGAAGCAAGTCACTTATCTGTCTCATACACCTTCTCTGGAAAATGAGGATATACCACCTCACCTATGTAATTCACCTTAGAAGAGTACTTAAGGACTCTCTGACTTCTAAGACCTACTGATTCTACTGAAATAGGTAAACCTTCTAGAAAGATAGGAgtgcccatttgtttatatattgtctgtggctgcttttgagcTGCACCAAGAATGATGAGTACTTGTGACAGAAACTGTATAGCTGTCAAGCATAAAATATCTGTCCTCTCAAAAAAAAGTTTACCAACTTGTTCTAAGTAATCATGAAATGTTCCTCAAGCTAGCTAAAAAATCATGTGTAGTGATGTTTAGATTTACTGATTGACAAAAACACATTctactgttctaaaaaaaaatgttttttcttgttactttagctaacaaaatgaaagaaaaaccataggaacttaaaaatagatttttaaaatccctgGGTCAGTACCCAATAAATTCAGATGGTATATAAGTTACTAAAATCAAAAGGCACATTATAAACCCCAGTTCaagaaatattaggaaaatatcGAGTTAAAGAAATACTATAATAGTTTTCTAGGAAAGTCAAAGTAGATATGTATGTTTTCATATTCCTGCCCAAATGATAAATACTtgacaaaatgaaataatcactACTGCcagaatgaaaaatgaacagcCTATAAAAATGGCTGGTGAAACTTAGATATCCAAGAATACTTTCTACACCTTTCTGTCAGATTTCTGGTCTAGGAATAATAGGAGGAAGGCTGTataacacagtggttaagaaaatgGACTTTAGGATCAGAGAAACCAAAGTCAGTAAAGGCAATTAGCACTACTgcaaaataactgaataaaaggtcctcaaattatattttgaaaaagaacaattttttaaaaggcattatcttttaaattaaaattaaagtcatTAGGGAACTACAAATACTGGAAAAACACTAAGAAACTCAAGAAGGGATTATGTGAGGAAACCTGCCAGCTAAACAAATGCTCTCATCAttagaagaaaagatataaatttcTATTATAGGATGTAATAGAACCACTTATTtgattatttatctgaaaataaatctGGTTAACTAATTCAGTGATCTGGGTTTTCTCTTCCTAATTACAagttgctgcttttttttttttcccaaaagacaTATACCAGGTCATTAAAAGTCTGATCTGGCAGTCATCTGGAGTACAAACTgaagatttcaaagaaaaacCATGTAGATGTCTGCTATAAGGACATTGGAAACTGCAAGGAAAGCAgtactgttttgtaaataatcaagatcaattaaaaacaatttgtaGGCTCAAGGACAGAAATAGTATACTTTAGGGTCTTTAGGAACAACACAATGTTGTAATTAAAATacattgctgggacttccctggtggtgcagtggttaagaatccacctgccagtgcaggggacacgggttcgagccctggtccaggaagatcccacatgccgcagagcaactgagcctgcgagccacagctactgaagcccacatgcctagagcccgtgctccacaacaagagaagccaccacaatgagaagcccgctcaccgcaactagaaaaagcccgcacgcagcaatgaagagtcaatgcagccaaaaataaataaataaataaaaataaatttattaaaaaaaaaacacattgccTCCTATACCTGAATGCCTATAAAGATGAGTTTTGTGAGATAGGTTTGTTCTATGTTGTTTAATCTCAATTCCTGGTCTTTACTTAGCATCTTTATCATTGCCTTGGAGATTCTGACCAAACGCCATGAACTCAGATCTAACCAAAAGGGAACAGTGGCCAACTTCTGTGCAATCACCTTATTGACCCATTTTGTTCTTTTGAGATAGCTGCCGGAGGCTGGTTTTCAGACTCTATCCACAGTTGGGAATATCCAGACTTTCAGATGATTCTATCTTTGAAAAGGGATTCTGAAAACCAGAATCTTTTCCTGTTATCATTATCTCTGCAAACAAAGACTGTTACATAACATCATTCTGAATGTATGGCTAATATGTAATGGAAAATACAGTTTACAAAGGGAAATTGAAATTGAACTCACCCGTCCACTTTTCCCTATTTCCAGCTCCATTATGGCAACAGGAGTGTGCATTTGAGCTGAGTGTCTTGACTGCGATTTGCCATCAACTCTCCAGCTCAAGCCCCGAAGCCCACTGTCCCAGCGGCTCTGGTTCATGAGGCTCTCTCGGATTTTTGTCTTATGGCTCTTCCAGAATTTGGAAATGACAGCAGCTTGGTCAGATGTGATCCCGCCTTGCTTTTTGGTTTGAGCAGTCAAGAATGCCTCCAGCTGGTTGAAATCCATGTCTGCAGATGCAATAGACTATAATGAcagaacaaataacaaatatgaaTTTGGtagataattagaaaaagatgcATCTTAACTACAGATCACATTTTGAGTGATTCTTAATCACTGAATAAGCTTTCAAAAAGGGTCATCAAAAGACAGTAATGAGAATAAGTGCttcataaatacaaaaatattcccTTTGAAAATACTGAATATCAGAAAAGctattttgaaaaattccatgttgggaattccctggcggtccagtggacaggactccacgctctcactgccgagggcccaggttcaatccacagtaggggaactaagatcccacaagccacacggcgtggccaaaaaaaaaaaaaaaatctgtgccaCTCAAATTCTCTATCAATAACTAGAATCTATAAATATCCAGTTCCATgatgaggaaataataaaatataaataaaattaaaatgtaaaaataataaaacaagagaataaaatgaattagTGCTCTGATGAAATCTTACATAATTTCACAGTGCCTTGTAGCCAGGCTTGGTTTGATATACTATAACTGGGTAATGCCTTGTCCATACGAAGTACTAAGTAaattttgttaagtgaatgaattagTTTAGTTTTATAGCCCATCTTCAACCAAATAGCTCATATCCAATAATACTACTCTGAAACTGTATactactttattcttttccataaatTTTCAAATCTTAATTGCCATTGCTGTTCTGAGAACAGTAAGCAGCTAAACTGAAGCGGGAAATCATCAAAGGGCTGGGGCAATGGAGGCCTGAATAGGTCAGTGATGGTTAATGATTTGGTCTCAGAACAAGCTTCCCCCTGCCTGGCCATGAGGATTGGTATGAGCTCCAAACCAAAATATCATAGTACCTCCTTTCTCTGGGCACAATGATTGATCCAAATTAATCTCCCAATTTAGGAGGAGAAGTGGTCTTGCCTCCTGGGGTCATGGTACCAGAAGAACATGAGACTGGAGGGTTGCAGACAGACATCTTTGATCTTTTGGCAAAAGCCTGATTgcaataaaatagaatgaagcCAAGCAGAGATGAGAGTGGGTTCTAATGGAGTGATATCCTGTTCTGTAACCCCCAAGGCCTTGGTTCCTGCAGACCTTTCTTCAACTCTGTATGTTATCTCGGCATCTTTTCCACCTGTAGGCACCaaaaactcccatttactattCAAGATAGTTTAAGCTGTATTCCTATCATTTGGAACCAAGAGTCCTGCCTACACTTGAGCAGTAGCAGTGAGAACAGAGGAATGTAAAGGTAGACAGTGTACAGGTGGAGTATAGGTAGAATAGGTGGAACGGAGGCTGAAAGACAAACATGCTGTCTTTCATTCCTCCATTAATATGAAAAAGTTGTACGATAAATATTACAACATAGATTAAAGATATTTCACATTACAATTCAACAAACGTTTACTGAATATCTGCCTATTTACCAGGTAGGAGGACCCAAAATCTCTGGCTATGCCACTCAATAGAAACATTAATTTGTATAATAtactataattaaataaaattatttccaccAGCACTTTGCTTCACACTATCACATCACAACACAGGTGATGTGTATCATTCTTTTCCTCAAAGCATATTAAGAAATCTATTCTGATTTAACTTCACTTGTGACAGAAGTTATTTTGGTTGGGTTCCAGTCAATAATATCCTGAACTGGGGTCAATTCATCCAAAAACGGTATTACCGTCTCTGTAACATATTCTTGTTTTTACTTGcccaactctttaaaaatgtaaaaaccattcttagctaaTGGGCTATACAAAAATAGTGTGTCCTGCAGGATgtaatttgccaacccctgctcaaGAACATCCTACAAAACAAACTGACACATGTCCTACATGACTTGGCAATGTCCCATCTAATATTATGTGGAACCTGTTTGTAACTACCTGGGCTTAgaaattaatctttttctttttacataaaaaattattttttggcaCAGTTTTATTAATAAGCTCTAAATTTTCCAGGAATGCAACTAACACAGGTTGTATCAATACTTTGGTTTGGTCAGAACTTTACAAATAGGTTGCTGAGCATTTTGGAAAATCTCATTACCAGTGGCAATACCATTCATATTTTGATATCTGAACTACCAAAACAACACATCTATATATGTCTGCATTTACTGCTGCACATTCACAGTGATTCTACATATAGGTGCAAGTATTTGATTAATTCATTACATGTTCTAATGCAGTAATGCTTCAACATTTacattgttaaatatatattttaaattactgtattattttattttccttataactTTCCTTTATATTACATGTATGCCATTATATTATTAGAAATTATACATGTTAATTTTACTATATGTGAACTATAATTATACATGCATTTCATTTAAGGTTAATAAAGGAACTGTATGGTCAgaccactcaagatggctgttctcttgctctctgtacatcccctgcctgaccagtgcctgcttcacctatacCCTACActatgactgaccttcctacaaaCTTGCCCCAGACCCCAGCTAGTGACTGTTCTTATCAAAAGGGCGGTGAGGGgtgtgcccctctgctggtttccctgctAACTAATGAGCCAACCTGATGTAACTCCCCCTATAATTGGCAATCTCCCCTTCCACCCAGGAGCGAAGCCTGCCACCATGTCCTGCCTGCTGTCTGTCACACGTGGTGGGGTGTTGCCCCAGGACCTTGCTGCAGatgtgtaagctcccccatccattaaaccactgatgtctctgtcgctgactctgagctctttcttcggtcttgaagctgggcaagtgcAGGCCTTCtaggcctgcagggtgcagcccaacagggacactggaaaatatttactataaaaagGAAACCCTGGGTCTGATAGGTTTGAGAGCTACTGAGGATCAAGTCCAAACCCAACACAACAGGCCCTTCAAAATGTGAGCTGACTTATTATAAGCAGATAGGCTAGAGGGTccttggagaaagagaaccaagaaTGGCTCTCTTGACATAAGAGAACCCATTtaggcctaagccattttgtgatctaagcctggctgccatgcttgcccttgaacagatctcagtaattaatgatcttaagggagggaatgcagaaactagggaggagcagtcaagaaacaacaatgcagccttggggcagggtcctcgttcctcaagggatatacataatatatctttgagttctgcaggaactaaggcccccaccaggtggaggatggaatgaaGACGTTGATAGTCTAGACTTTAATCAACTAAAGCCTGGACTCTGCCAACCTTTgtcccaattctatgctgaattctcctctgctcaagccccttcatgaatatacatgtacccttagtttaaaacttccccaattttgctgttcaggAAGAC contains:
- the COMMD1 gene encoding COMM domain-containing protein 1, whose protein sequence is MAGELEGSKPLSGLLSGLAQDAFHGHPGITEELLRSQLYPEVPPEEFRPFMAKMKGILKSIASADMDFNQLEAFLTAQTKKQGGITSDQAAVISKFWKSHKTKIRESLMNQSRWDSGLRGLSWRVDGKSQSRHSAQMHTPVAIMELEIGKSGRESEFLCLEFDEVKVTQVLKKLSEVEESISTLMQPA